In the genome of Nocardia sp. NBC_00416, one region contains:
- a CDS encoding oxygenase MpaB family protein yields the protein MTASVAAIDTHAPAERRPFGPGTRTWEETGLITFSLTAGSAFLLQTMEPTISAVVDAHSTFRTDPIGRAVRSLSAVMMWTYGGEESLGETDRLRKMHATLNTTDAEGVRHTALSSGPWAWVLHTGTFAFSENAKYFAKRPLTRTEKEDYYREALQLMRNFSVPPKELPATYADFEKFFADQVENHLEATQTSKDYLRVIRTIAAPTQLPRVLHPVWRALTDPFGRMQYFVTVGTTPEAARRKLGLTWSESDERKLRILGWFVARLIPLLPERLRYFPIAYEARKLERDKARLRKVIDVRPL from the coding sequence ATGACCGCGTCCGTCGCAGCCATCGACACGCACGCTCCGGCGGAGCGTCGTCCATTCGGTCCCGGCACCCGGACCTGGGAAGAAACCGGCCTGATCACCTTCTCCCTCACCGCGGGCTCGGCCTTCCTCTTGCAGACCATGGAGCCCACCATCTCCGCGGTGGTCGACGCCCACTCCACCTTCCGCACCGACCCGATCGGCCGCGCGGTGCGCAGTCTGTCCGCGGTGATGATGTGGACCTACGGCGGTGAGGAATCCCTCGGCGAAACCGACCGGCTGCGCAAGATGCACGCGACACTCAACACCACCGACGCCGAAGGCGTCCGCCATACCGCGCTGTCCAGTGGCCCGTGGGCCTGGGTGCTGCACACCGGCACCTTCGCGTTCTCCGAGAACGCGAAGTACTTCGCGAAACGGCCGCTCACCCGCACCGAGAAAGAGGACTACTACCGCGAAGCCCTCCAGTTGATGCGCAACTTCTCGGTACCGCCCAAGGAGTTGCCGGCGACCTACGCGGACTTCGAGAAGTTCTTCGCGGATCAGGTGGAGAACCACCTGGAAGCCACTCAGACCTCGAAGGACTACCTGCGGGTCATCCGAACCATCGCCGCGCCCACCCAATTGCCCCGGGTCCTGCACCCGGTATGGCGCGCGCTGACCGACCCGTTCGGACGGATGCAGTACTTCGTCACCGTCGGCACCACACCGGAAGCGGCCCGGCGGAAGCTCGGCCTCACCTGGAGCGAGTCCGACGAACGCAAACTGCGGATTCTGGGCTGGTTCGTCGCCCGGTTGATACCGCTGCTGCCGGAGCGGCTGCGGTACTTCCCCATCGCCTACGA
- a CDS encoding ATP-binding cassette domain-containing protein: MPDAIVAEGLVKHYGRRVRALDGLDLTVPEGTVTALLGPNGAGKTTTVRVFTTLLVPDSGRATVAGIDVLAQPRALRSRIGTSGQYAAVDEYLTGFENLEMVGRLYHMGTRRSKERARELLDRFRLSDAADRPVRGYSGGMRRRLDLAGALVADPPVLFLDEPTTGLDPRARLDLWDVIEELVAGGTTLLLTTQYMEEADRLADAIAVIDRGRVIARGTADELKSMVGGDRIELTVDHADNMTVAQQALAPLADGEIHLEPGLRRLVVPVSDGSQALVAAIGRLTDRGVKIHDVGLRRPSLDDVFLTLTGHEAEESADGDGGFEDRDDRSDGARGPERSTDAGTGSGSAPTGEAIEAMEGKTR; the protein is encoded by the coding sequence ATGCCCGACGCAATAGTCGCCGAGGGTCTCGTCAAACACTACGGCCGCCGGGTACGCGCCCTGGACGGGCTCGACCTCACGGTGCCCGAGGGCACGGTGACGGCCCTGCTCGGACCCAACGGGGCCGGAAAGACCACCACTGTGCGGGTGTTCACCACCCTGCTGGTGCCGGACTCCGGCCGGGCGACCGTAGCCGGGATCGACGTACTCGCTCAGCCCCGGGCGCTGCGCTCCCGGATCGGCACCTCGGGGCAGTACGCCGCGGTCGACGAATACCTGACCGGTTTCGAGAACCTCGAAATGGTCGGACGGCTCTATCACATGGGGACACGGCGCAGTAAGGAACGTGCTCGCGAACTACTGGACCGGTTCCGCCTCAGCGATGCCGCCGATCGGCCGGTCCGGGGCTACTCCGGTGGGATGCGCCGCCGGCTCGACCTGGCGGGTGCGCTGGTCGCCGATCCGCCGGTGCTCTTCCTCGACGAGCCGACCACCGGCCTGGACCCCCGGGCCCGGCTGGACCTCTGGGATGTGATCGAGGAACTGGTCGCGGGCGGTACCACCCTGCTGTTGACGACCCAGTACATGGAGGAGGCCGACCGCCTCGCGGATGCGATCGCGGTGATCGACCGGGGCCGGGTGATCGCGCGCGGCACCGCGGACGAACTGAAGAGCATGGTCGGTGGCGACCGGATCGAGCTGACCGTCGACCACGCCGACAATATGACCGTTGCGCAGCAGGCGCTCGCCCCGCTGGCCGACGGCGAAATACATCTCGAACCCGGGTTGCGCCGCCTGGTGGTACCGGTGAGCGACGGCTCTCAGGCGCTGGTCGCCGCCATCGGCAGGCTGACCGATCGGGGGGTGAAGATCCACGATGTCGGACTACGCCGTCCCTCGCTCGACGATGTCTTCCTCACGCTCACCGGTCACGAGGCCGAAGAGTCGGCGGACGGCGACGGAGGATTCGAGGATCGCGACGACCGATCCGACGGCGCTCGCGGTCCGGAACGGTCCACCGACGCCGGAACCGGATCCGGATCGGCGCCGACGGGCGAAGCAATCGAGGCGATGGAAGGAAAGACAAGATGA
- a CDS encoding ABC transporter permease codes for MVVSDSLTVTKRNVIKIKRVPDVLIFSTLSPIMFVLLFAYIFGTAIEVEGLEGGYREFLVAGIFVQTVVFGSTFTGLSLAEDMQKGIIDRFRSLPMAPSSVLIGRTVSDVVINVVSLVVMSLTGLVVGWRIRGSFLDAVLAYVLLLLFAYAISWIMAVVGLLVHTPEVFNNASFMVIFPLTFLANTFVPLQDLPTPLRVFAEWNPVSALAQATRQLFGNTSPVVDNSTAWSLQHPITTTLVWVVIIMAVFVPLALRQYRRTVSR; via the coding sequence ATGGTGGTCAGCGACAGTCTGACCGTCACCAAGCGCAATGTGATCAAGATAAAGCGAGTCCCCGACGTGCTGATCTTCAGCACGCTCTCGCCGATCATGTTCGTCCTGTTGTTCGCCTACATTTTCGGCACCGCGATCGAGGTGGAGGGTTTGGAGGGTGGCTATCGCGAATTCCTCGTCGCGGGCATCTTCGTCCAGACGGTCGTGTTCGGCTCCACCTTCACCGGGTTGAGCCTGGCCGAGGATATGCAGAAGGGCATCATCGATCGCTTTCGCTCCCTGCCGATGGCCCCGTCCTCGGTGCTGATCGGGCGCACCGTCAGCGATGTGGTGATCAATGTGGTGAGCCTGGTGGTGATGTCACTCACCGGGCTGGTCGTCGGCTGGCGGATCCGCGGTTCGTTCCTGGACGCGGTGCTGGCCTACGTCCTGTTGCTGCTGTTCGCCTACGCGATCTCCTGGATCATGGCCGTGGTCGGGCTGTTGGTCCATACGCCGGAGGTCTTCAACAACGCCAGCTTCATGGTGATCTTTCCGCTCACCTTCCTGGCGAACACCTTCGTGCCCCTGCAGGATCTGCCGACACCGTTGCGCGTATTCGCGGAATGGAACCCGGTATCAGCCCTTGCTCAGGCGACCAGGCAACTGTTCGGGAACACCTCTCCGGTTGTCGACAACTCCACCGCGTGGTCTCTGCAGCATCCCATCACCACAACACTGGTCTGGGTTGTGATCATCATGGCCGTCTTCGTACCGCTGGCGCTGCGTCAGTACCGCAGAACCGTCAGTCGCTGA
- a CDS encoding rhomboid family intramembrane serine protease, whose amino-acid sequence MNPQQPSPPAQVCARHTDRPTGLSCTRCGRPACPECLRPASVGQHCVDCVRADQRSTQKVRTASGAVASRNSVPFVTYSLIALNVLVYAITVAQSRSLMANEGGSSLFVDWVMYPPAVAAGDWFRVIGSGFLHYGLIHLLLNMFALYIVGRDIEMVLGRVRYLAVYLISLLGGSAAVMLLAQNSLTAGASGAVYGLFGAITVILIRLRQNPNSMLILIGINVFISFSLPGISLWGHLGGLAAGTLATLGIMFLPAWVRARTPERARLVGFIALAALGFAALAVIALAGAALP is encoded by the coding sequence ATGAATCCGCAGCAGCCGTCTCCGCCGGCCCAGGTCTGTGCCCGGCACACCGACCGTCCGACCGGCCTGTCCTGCACCAGGTGTGGTCGTCCGGCCTGTCCGGAATGCTTGCGTCCGGCCTCGGTCGGTCAGCACTGTGTCGATTGTGTGCGCGCTGATCAGCGGAGCACGCAGAAGGTGCGGACGGCCTCGGGCGCGGTCGCGTCCCGGAACTCGGTGCCTTTCGTCACCTACAGCCTCATCGCGCTGAACGTGCTGGTCTACGCGATCACCGTGGCGCAATCCCGTAGTCTGATGGCCAACGAAGGCGGATCTTCGCTGTTCGTGGATTGGGTCATGTACCCGCCGGCGGTCGCCGCCGGGGACTGGTTCCGGGTGATCGGCTCGGGGTTCCTGCACTATGGGCTGATCCACCTGCTGCTGAACATGTTCGCGCTCTACATCGTCGGGCGCGATATCGAGATGGTGCTCGGCCGGGTCCGCTACCTGGCGGTGTACCTGATCTCGTTGCTCGGTGGCTCGGCCGCGGTGATGCTGCTCGCTCAGAACAGTCTCACCGCCGGAGCGTCGGGCGCGGTGTACGGACTGTTCGGTGCGATCACGGTCATCCTGATCCGGTTGCGGCAGAACCCGAACAGCATGCTGATCTTGATCGGTATCAACGTGTTCATCAGCTTCTCGCTACCGGGGATCTCCCTGTGGGGTCACCTCGGCGGGCTTGCCGCGGGCACACTGGCAACCCTGGGAATCATGTTCCTGCCCGCGTGGGTGCGCGCCCGTACGCCGGAACGGGCAAGGCTGGTCGGCTTCATCGCACTCGCGGCCCTGGGTTTCGCTGCCCTGGCGGTGATCGCGCTCGCTGGTGCCGCGCTGCCCTGA
- a CDS encoding PH domain-containing protein, whose product MQPEGAETRLAWTTPLPALIAAAGGGVVLAVGAVLIADAPGKILLGLAAVTLLGLAALGLRQRPRLSVIPGESPLLVLRTLTGVTEYTRDQILRARVVGYRRLGRKSPMLEIDVDHLGSERLLIFGRWDLGTNPEDVYDTLRTQLRLRGESAH is encoded by the coding sequence GTGCAGCCCGAGGGCGCAGAAACACGTCTGGCCTGGACAACCCCGTTGCCCGCGCTCATCGCGGCGGCAGGCGGCGGCGTGGTTCTCGCGGTCGGGGCGGTGCTGATCGCAGACGCCCCCGGCAAAATCCTCCTCGGTCTGGCCGCTGTGACGCTGCTCGGTCTGGCCGCGCTCGGGTTGCGGCAGCGACCCCGCCTATCGGTGATACCCGGCGAAAGCCCGCTACTCGTCCTGCGGACTCTCACCGGCGTCACCGAGTACACCCGCGACCAGATTCTGCGTGCGCGGGTGGTGGGGTATCGCCGACTCGGCCGTAAATCACCGATGCTGGAGATCGACGTCGACCATCTCGGGTCGGAACGGCTGCTCATCTTCGGCCGGTGGGATCTCGGAACGAATCCCGAAGACGTCTACGACACGTTGCGGACGCAACTGCGGTTGCGCGGGGAATCAGCGCACTGA
- the crgA gene encoding cell division protein CrgA — MPKSKVRKKTDYTINPASRTPVKVKAVGPSPVWYVAIMLGFMLAGLVWLLVYYLAADQISWMSNLNAWNFLIGFGLMVVGLIMTMRWR, encoded by the coding sequence ATGCCCAAGTCGAAGGTCCGGAAGAAGACCGACTACACGATCAACCCCGCCAGCCGTACGCCGGTGAAGGTGAAAGCAGTCGGCCCATCACCCGTCTGGTACGTCGCCATCATGCTCGGCTTCATGCTCGCGGGCCTGGTATGGCTGCTGGTCTACTACCTGGCGGCCGATCAGATCAGCTGGATGAGCAACCTCAATGCCTGGAACTTCTTGATCGGGTTCGGGCTGATGGTGGTCGGTCTGATCATGACCATGCGGTGGCGCTGA
- a CDS encoding aminodeoxychorismate/anthranilate synthase component II has protein sequence MRVLVVDNYDSFVFNLVQYLGQLGVEAVVWRNDDPELADPGAVAGDFDGILISPGPGTPERAGASIDLVRACADRGTPLLGVCLGHQAIGAAFGATVTRAPELLHGKTSSVFHIGTGVLAGLPDPFTATRYHSLTVVEKTLPPEFDVIGRTESGIVMALRHHELPLHGVQFHPESVLTQGGHRMLANWLEVCGERPEEGLVQMLEAEVAALAIH, from the coding sequence ATGCGTGTACTCGTCGTCGACAACTACGACAGCTTCGTGTTCAACCTGGTCCAGTATCTGGGTCAGCTGGGCGTCGAGGCAGTGGTCTGGCGCAACGACGATCCGGAGCTGGCGGATCCGGGCGCGGTCGCCGGCGATTTCGACGGAATTCTCATCAGCCCCGGACCCGGCACCCCGGAACGGGCGGGCGCCAGTATCGATCTCGTGCGCGCCTGCGCCGATCGCGGAACTCCGCTACTCGGGGTCTGCCTGGGTCACCAGGCCATCGGCGCGGCCTTCGGCGCCACGGTGACCCGGGCTCCGGAACTGCTGCACGGCAAGACCAGCTCGGTGTTCCATATCGGCACGGGAGTGCTGGCCGGGCTGCCCGACCCGTTCACGGCGACCCGATACCACTCGCTCACCGTGGTGGAGAAGACGCTGCCGCCCGAATTCGATGTCATCGGCCGCACCGAGAGCGGCATCGTGATGGCGCTGCGCCACCACGAACTTCCACTGCACGGTGTGCAGTTCCATCCCGAGTCGGTGCTCACCCAGGGCGGGCACCGGATGCTGGCGAACTGGTTGGAAGTCTGCGGTGAGCGGCCCGAGGAGGGGCTGGTGCAGATGCTGGAGGCCGAGGTCGCCGCGCTGGCGATCCACTGA
- the pknB gene encoding Stk1 family PASTA domain-containing Ser/Thr kinase, which translates to MTTPKNLSSRYELGEIIGFGGMSEVHKARDLRLNRDVAIKVLRADLARDPTFYLRFKREAQNAAALNHPAIVAVYDTGEAEIDGGPLPFIVMEYVEGDTLRDIVRNEGPIPPRRAMEVVADVCAALDFSHKAGIVHRDMKPANIMINRAGAVKVMDFGIARAIADAANPMTATAAVIGTAQYLSPEQARGETVDARSDVYSVGCVLFEILTGEPPFTGDSPVAVAYQHVREDPRLPSLVYEGVPRELDSIVLEAMAKNPANRYQSAAEMRADLIRVLGGQKPGAPMVMTDEDRTTMLGPADPSARGYRRLDDDEDLDDYGPGSGGNSRRTAYIAAGVVAVVAAAFGLFWMLIGPGSRPDQVAIPYLSDSSASEAEHQLDSLGFDVAIQEKPDGKISAGKVIATQPLGGSRAAEGSTITLQVSTGPQQVPVPRLTGLSQQDAEQELNNAGLQVNPDVKREPSSAQDKDKVIGQDPSPGIEMDAGSQITLTVGSGPEQVYVPDVAGQLIDVAQPNLEGAGFKIVVEQVQSARPRGEVLSTSPAGRSTADKGSTITVQVAQSDRIAMPSLVGLTAAEVVDKLRESGWQGSVNQVRQITQITLNSDQAGKVLSQQPSAGTTVPSSATVTINTGVLPLGPP; encoded by the coding sequence ATGACGACCCCGAAGAATCTCTCCTCGCGGTACGAGCTGGGCGAGATCATCGGGTTCGGCGGGATGTCGGAGGTCCACAAGGCGCGCGATCTCCGGCTGAATCGCGATGTCGCGATCAAGGTACTGCGGGCCGATCTGGCCCGGGATCCCACGTTCTACCTTCGCTTCAAACGCGAGGCGCAGAACGCCGCGGCCCTGAACCATCCCGCCATCGTCGCCGTCTACGACACCGGTGAGGCCGAGATCGACGGCGGACCGCTGCCTTTTATCGTGATGGAGTACGTGGAGGGCGACACCCTGCGCGATATCGTCCGCAACGAAGGCCCCATCCCGCCGCGGCGGGCGATGGAGGTCGTGGCCGATGTGTGCGCCGCACTGGATTTCAGCCACAAGGCCGGGATCGTGCACCGCGATATGAAACCCGCCAACATCATGATCAACCGCGCCGGCGCGGTGAAGGTGATGGATTTCGGTATCGCGCGGGCGATCGCCGACGCCGCCAACCCGATGACCGCTACCGCGGCCGTGATCGGGACCGCCCAGTATTTGTCGCCGGAGCAGGCGCGCGGCGAGACGGTCGACGCCAGGTCCGATGTCTATTCCGTGGGCTGCGTGCTCTTCGAGATCCTTACCGGTGAACCCCCGTTCACCGGTGACTCTCCGGTCGCGGTGGCCTACCAGCATGTCCGGGAAGATCCGCGGTTGCCCTCACTCGTCTACGAGGGTGTGCCGCGGGAACTGGATTCGATCGTGCTCGAAGCCATGGCCAAGAACCCCGCGAACCGCTATCAGAGCGCCGCGGAGATGCGCGCGGATCTCATCCGTGTCCTGGGTGGACAGAAACCCGGCGCACCGATGGTGATGACCGACGAGGATCGCACCACCATGCTCGGCCCGGCGGACCCCTCCGCGCGCGGCTACCGTCGGCTGGACGACGACGAGGACCTCGACGACTACGGGCCCGGATCCGGCGGCAATTCCCGGCGGACCGCCTATATCGCGGCGGGTGTGGTGGCCGTGGTCGCCGCCGCGTTCGGGCTGTTCTGGATGCTGATCGGCCCGGGGAGCCGGCCCGATCAGGTCGCGATTCCGTATCTGTCGGACTCCTCGGCGAGCGAAGCGGAACACCAACTCGATTCACTCGGGTTCGATGTCGCGATCCAGGAGAAACCCGACGGCAAGATCAGCGCGGGCAAGGTGATCGCGACCCAGCCGCTGGGCGGATCGCGCGCCGCCGAGGGCAGCACCATCACGCTGCAGGTGTCCACCGGACCTCAGCAGGTGCCGGTGCCCCGCCTCACGGGGCTGTCCCAGCAGGACGCCGAACAAGAACTCAACAATGCCGGGCTCCAGGTGAACCCGGATGTGAAGCGTGAGCCGTCCAGCGCGCAGGACAAGGACAAGGTGATCGGCCAGGATCCCTCGCCCGGTATCGAGATGGACGCGGGCAGTCAGATCACGCTGACCGTCGGCTCCGGTCCCGAGCAGGTCTACGTGCCCGATGTGGCCGGGCAGCTGATCGATGTGGCCCAGCCGAACCTGGAAGGCGCCGGGTTCAAGATCGTGGTCGAGCAGGTTCAGTCCGCGCGTCCGCGCGGCGAAGTGCTGTCCACCAGTCCGGCCGGACGTTCCACAGCCGACAAGGGTTCGACCATCACGGTCCAGGTGGCGCAGAGCGATCGCATCGCGATGCCGAGCCTGGTCGGTCTGACCGCGGCCGAGGTCGTGGACAAACTCCGCGAGAGCGGCTGGCAGGGCAGCGTCAACCAGGTCCGCCAGATCACTCAGATCACCCTGAACTCCGATCAGGCCGGCAAGGTGCTCAGCCAGCAGCCCTCCGCCGGGACGACCGTGCCGTCCTCGGCGACGGTGACCATCAATACCGGCGTTCTCCCGCTCGGCCCGCCGTGA